From the Leptolyngbya sp. O-77 genome, one window contains:
- the rfbB gene encoding dTDP-glucose 4,6-dehydratase produces MIQAIQGNLYLRGDRRLLVTGGAGFIGANFVHHWHEKYPGDRLIILDALTYAGNLQNIESLLNEDSVRFVQGDICDRPSIDALLREEAIDTLVHFAAESHVDRSIFGPAAFVQTNVLGTFTLLEAFRDYWNEQQQPNHYRFHHVSTDEVYGSLRPEDPAFSETTPYAPNSPYSASKAGSDHLVRAYHHTYGLPTLITNCSNNYGPYQFPEKLIPLMCINILLGRPLPVYGDGQNVRDWLYVGDHCSALEVVITRGTPGEVYNIGGNNEVKNLDLVQALCDLMDELAPQLPVRPSRNLITFVQDRPGHDRRYAINATKIKTQLGWTPAETWQTGLRRTVEWYLAHPFWWQPLLSKKLNFSYTSAEFSDLFQFTRC; encoded by the coding sequence ATGATTCAAGCCATTCAGGGAAACCTGTATCTACGGGGCGATCGCCGCCTGCTAGTCACAGGTGGCGCAGGATTCATCGGGGCAAACTTTGTGCATCACTGGCATGAGAAATATCCAGGCGATCGCCTGATAATTCTCGATGCACTCACCTATGCGGGCAACCTGCAAAATATAGAGTCTCTACTTAACGAAGACTCTGTTCGATTTGTTCAAGGAGACATCTGCGATCGCCCTTCGATCGATGCGCTGCTGCGTGAAGAAGCCATTGACACGCTTGTTCACTTTGCAGCAGAATCCCATGTTGATCGATCGATCTTTGGTCCTGCGGCATTCGTGCAAACTAACGTCCTTGGCACGTTCACACTGCTAGAAGCCTTCCGTGATTACTGGAATGAACAACAGCAGCCTAATCACTACCGCTTTCACCATGTCTCCACAGATGAGGTCTACGGCAGCCTCCGCCCCGAAGACCCCGCGTTTTCAGAAACCACGCCCTACGCCCCCAATAGTCCCTATTCCGCCTCAAAAGCAGGCAGCGATCACCTTGTGCGGGCTTATCATCACACCTACGGACTGCCGACACTGATCACCAACTGTTCCAACAACTACGGCCCCTATCAGTTCCCAGAAAAGCTGATCCCGCTCATGTGCATCAACATTCTGCTGGGCAGGCCGCTGCCTGTGTATGGCGATGGGCAAAATGTTCGCGATTGGCTCTACGTCGGCGATCATTGCAGCGCTCTAGAAGTCGTGATTACTCGCGGCACCCCCGGAGAGGTTTATAACATTGGCGGCAATAACGAGGTCAAAAATCTGGATTTGGTACAAGCGCTCTGCGACCTGATGGATGAACTCGCACCCCAACTCCCAGTGCGCCCCAGTCGTAACTTGATTACTTTTGTCCAAGATCGTCCAGGGCACGATCGCCGCTACGCCATCAACGCTACCAAAATCAAAACCCAACTTGGCTGGACTCCTGCGGAAACCTGGCAAACCGGACTGCGGCGCACTGTGGAATGGTATCTCGCACACCCTTTCTGGTGGCAACCGCTACTCTCTAAAAAACTTAATTTTTCTTACACATCTGCCGAATTTTCAGATCTTTTTCAGTTCACGCGCTGCTAG
- a CDS encoding glucose-1-phosphate thymidylyltransferase — MKALILSGGKGTRLRPLTYTGAKQLVPVANKPILWYGIEAIAAAGITDIGIVISPETGAEVKAKTGDGSRFGVRITYILQEQPAGLAHAVKVAQPFLEDSPFVLYLGDNLVQGELGLFLECFQARGLDALTLLCSVPNPSAFGVAEVDEQGRVLRLVEKPKHPPSNLALVGIYFFSPRIHEAIASIQPSARGEMEITDAIQFLIDQQKQVEALQIQGWWLDTGKKDDLLEANQIILDDCLCTQLEGNIDNLSKISGRVQIAPDSQVINCTIRGPVVIGRNCHLENCFIGPYSSIGDRVKLIDTDLEHSVILEGATVVGIHQRIVDSVIGQRVQIRAAPQRPKALRFMVGDDCHIELCQ; from the coding sequence ATGAAAGCTCTTATTCTCTCCGGCGGTAAGGGAACGCGCCTGCGTCCGCTCACTTACACGGGTGCAAAACAGCTAGTGCCCGTGGCTAATAAGCCCATCCTCTGGTACGGGATTGAGGCGATCGCCGCTGCGGGCATCACCGACATCGGCATCGTCATCAGCCCAGAAACGGGTGCAGAGGTGAAGGCGAAGACAGGCGACGGTAGCCGCTTTGGGGTTCGCATTACCTACATTCTCCAAGAGCAGCCCGCCGGACTAGCCCACGCAGTCAAGGTAGCGCAGCCCTTTCTAGAAGATTCACCGTTTGTCCTGTACCTGGGAGACAACCTAGTGCAGGGAGAACTGGGCCTGTTTCTGGAATGCTTCCAAGCGAGGGGGTTGGACGCATTGACCCTGCTGTGCAGCGTACCCAACCCCAGCGCTTTTGGGGTCGCTGAGGTCGATGAGCAAGGGCGCGTGCTGAGGCTGGTCGAAAAACCCAAACATCCTCCATCTAATCTGGCGCTGGTGGGGATTTACTTCTTCTCGCCACGGATTCATGAGGCGATCGCCAGCATTCAGCCCTCCGCCAGGGGCGAGATGGAAATTACCGACGCAATTCAATTCTTAATCGATCAGCAAAAGCAGGTCGAGGCGCTGCAAATCCAGGGCTGGTGGCTAGATACGGGGAAAAAAGACGACCTGCTGGAAGCGAATCAGATCATTCTCGATGACTGCCTTTGCACCCAGCTAGAAGGCAACATTGATAATTTGAGTAAGATTAGCGGTCGCGTTCAGATTGCACCAGATTCTCAGGTGATCAACTGCACCATTCGCGGCCCCGTCGTGATTGGTCGCAATTGCCATCTGGAAAATTGCTTCATTGGGCCGTACAGCAGCATTGGCGATCGCGTCAAACTGATTGATACCGATCTGGAACACAGCGTAATTTTAGAAGGCGCAACAGTTGTTGGAATTCATCAGCGCATTGTGGACAGCGTGATCGGTCAGCGGGTGCAGATCAGGGCCGCGCCCCAGCGCCCAAAAGCCTTGCGTTTTATGGTGGGCGACGATTGCCACATCGAGCTTTGTCAGTAG
- a CDS encoding glycosyltransferase family 4 protein, whose product MLSNCHRYDVIYSAHYLTTGLLSFLSILGLLKKPIVAIGYQAPRTKSFHWKLFVKTFIEGNNKILCLSESLLKDLEDLGIPRQKLEVIEWGTDLRFYQPAERDETQTDQASVERFILSPGKSYRDYPTLVKAFANLDCCLTICGAGRLDLKCLKEEAFGDAAQQFPDNVSVIQEMLDWRDFIRLYQQAYAVAIPIIEEETRFKNAIGLTVLTEAMAMGKAIVMTRSDYVGVDLEREGIGLWVEEGDVDGWQRAIAYLLDNPKETREMGRRARLLAEQRFNLEQFSKKLADSLWQAYNAQQPARPTIPVRQQALLR is encoded by the coding sequence TTGCTCTCGAACTGCCATCGTTATGACGTAATCTATTCAGCCCATTACCTCACAACAGGGCTGCTGTCGTTTTTAAGCATTTTGGGCTTGCTGAAAAAGCCGATTGTTGCTATCGGCTATCAGGCTCCGCGTACAAAATCTTTTCACTGGAAGCTGTTTGTAAAAACCTTTATCGAAGGCAACAATAAAATTCTCTGCCTGAGCGAGTCTTTGCTAAAAGACTTGGAGGATCTTGGAATACCCAGACAAAAACTAGAGGTGATTGAATGGGGTACTGATTTGCGGTTTTATCAACCTGCTGAGCGGGATGAAACGCAGACTGATCAAGCAAGTGTAGAACGATTTATTCTTAGTCCTGGAAAGTCCTATCGAGACTATCCAACGTTGGTCAAAGCATTTGCAAACCTGGATTGTTGCTTAACCATCTGCGGTGCTGGACGGCTTGATCTTAAGTGTCTAAAAGAGGAAGCTTTTGGGGATGCCGCACAGCAGTTTCCAGACAACGTATCGGTGATTCAGGAGATGCTGGATTGGCGTGATTTTATTCGGCTGTATCAGCAGGCTTATGCTGTGGCGATTCCGATTATAGAAGAGGAAACCCGCTTCAAAAATGCTATTGGACTGACCGTGCTAACAGAGGCAATGGCGATGGGTAAGGCAATTGTGATGACCCGCAGCGACTATGTGGGTGTGGATCTGGAGCGAGAAGGAATTGGGCTGTGGGTTGAGGAAGGCGATGTGGATGGCTGGCAAAGGGCAATCGCCTACCTGTTGGACAATCCCAAAGAAACCCGCGAAATGGGTCGCCGCGCCCGCCTTTTGGCCGAGCAGCGCTTCAACCTAGAGCAGTTCTCCAAGAAACTGGCTGATTCACTCTGGCAGGCCTACAATGCCCAGCAACCTGCCCGCCCGACTATTCCCGTTCGCCAGCAGGCCCTGCTGCGCTAA
- a CDS encoding glycosyltransferase, with translation MNCPHLVVIPSVPVWQEEESLIFDRKFYDGMLQYVGMWPGEVSCILSATSTQLPSFGIVSRKWSEMPFHCIILDSQRSISEVHLQSASVVLASGDSFDQFHISKVCKNVGAKCIYVIEYTPESHYQIASLSAKNLLARFRKFFYIWKNEKKRLSAFSLADALQINGMAAYSEYRRSNADLLYFDTRVDHKHMVSREVLSARLDYLSSRKPLCLAFSGRLIAMKGADHLIAIAALLKAQNVQFSMTIYGTGELEQKMRNSIIQLGLEDMVSMPGAVDFYQELIPALQQNVDLFIMPHRQSDPSCTYLETLACGIPIVGYKNKAFSGLLERADIGWGVQIDDLQSIAGTIKYLSLNREEIAQKSLNSINFAYSHSFELTFKRRTEHLYALSQSERLENHKALVSA, from the coding sequence ATGAACTGCCCTCATTTGGTCGTTATTCCTTCGGTGCCTGTGTGGCAAGAGGAAGAGTCTCTAATATTTGATCGGAAGTTCTATGATGGAATGTTACAGTATGTTGGGATGTGGCCCGGCGAAGTGTCTTGCATTCTCTCAGCTACCTCTACACAGCTTCCCAGCTTCGGAATCGTGAGCAGAAAGTGGAGTGAGATGCCATTTCATTGCATCATTTTAGACAGTCAAAGATCAATTAGTGAGGTGCATTTACAGAGTGCTTCTGTTGTTCTAGCATCAGGCGATTCATTTGATCAATTTCATATTAGCAAGGTTTGCAAAAACGTGGGGGCAAAGTGCATTTATGTCATTGAATACACTCCTGAATCTCATTATCAAATTGCATCCCTAAGCGCAAAGAATTTGTTGGCTAGATTCCGCAAATTTTTCTATATTTGGAAAAACGAGAAGAAGCGTTTGTCTGCCTTTTCGCTCGCCGATGCACTCCAAATCAACGGTATGGCTGCCTATAGTGAATATCGAAGGTCAAACGCAGATTTGCTTTACTTTGATACGAGAGTTGATCATAAACATATGGTTAGCCGAGAGGTTCTTAGCGCCAGATTGGATTATTTGAGTAGCAGAAAGCCTCTCTGCCTTGCTTTTTCAGGTCGTCTCATTGCTATGAAGGGGGCGGATCACTTGATTGCGATCGCAGCCTTGCTGAAAGCACAAAATGTGCAGTTTTCAATGACCATATACGGCACAGGTGAGCTGGAACAGAAAATGCGTAACAGCATCATTCAGTTGGGGCTTGAAGATATGGTTTCCATGCCGGGAGCAGTTGATTTCTATCAGGAACTAATTCCAGCTTTACAGCAAAACGTTGACTTATTTATCATGCCCCACCGACAAAGTGATCCTTCATGCACATACCTCGAAACATTGGCTTGTGGGATTCCGATTGTGGGCTATAAAAATAAAGCATTCTCTGGACTTTTGGAACGAGCAGATATTGGATGGGGTGTGCAGATTGATGATCTGCAATCAATTGCAGGAACTATTAAATACCTAAGTCTCAACAGAGAAGAAATAGCACAAAAGTCGTTGAACAGCATTAATTTTGCCTACAGCCATAGCTTCGAGCTAACCTTCAAGCGAAGAACTGAGCATTTGTATGCTCTGTCTCAGTCTGAACGATTGGAAAACCACAAGGCGCTCGTTTCTGCTTAA
- a CDS encoding ABC transporter ATP-binding protein has translation MIRGPSPIVAAEQKPKLSTLRRFLQYFAPYRQEIPIALLLVMIGAATQSVGPLLIGWAIDNLILQGDWPGLARLLALLVVIYVLGVVAIRGQIWRIGNMMQRVLGQLRQDLFTKVQSLPVSFFDRSEAGDLMSRLLNDVNTVNQAFGLTVPQMLGQSFSLIGIIIAMLSMNLQLGLLSNLVVPMMIFTTGFFSRWARRRFRVARETIGELSAKLEEDISSVREAQAFNRTQLNIEEFDSLNEANRRANIQAVAVTSAFLPSIDFLNTLATAGVMAYGGYLAVTGAMSVGVVTAFLLYVQQFFRPIQILSQFYTQAQSGLAGLDRIFLLLDEPATLQDAPNATEMPPIRGEVRFESVSFGYTENQRVLQEVSLVAEPGQMVALVGPTGAGKSTIINLILRFYDVTEGAVKIDGIDVRRVTQASLRRQIGIVLQDNLLFSGTVAENIAFGAPDASQTEIEAAAQTANVHEFITSLPQGYSTLLGERGAPLSQGQRQLVSIARAVLINPKILILDEATSSIDTRTEALVQEAIARLLQNRTSFVIAHRLSTVAQADQVLVVQQGQIAERGTHTELIAQKGIYANLYALQLGAS, from the coding sequence ATGATCAGAGGCCCGTCCCCCATTGTCGCTGCGGAGCAAAAGCCCAAACTCTCGACCCTGCGGCGATTTTTGCAATATTTCGCGCCCTATCGCCAGGAAATTCCCATCGCGCTGCTGCTGGTAATGATTGGCGCAGCCACACAGTCTGTCGGGCCGTTGCTGATTGGCTGGGCGATCGACAACCTGATTTTGCAAGGCGACTGGCCAGGGCTGGCGCGGCTGCTGGCGCTGCTGGTCGTGATTTACGTGCTGGGTGTGGTGGCGATTCGCGGGCAAATCTGGCGCATCGGCAACATGATGCAGCGGGTTCTGGGGCAACTGCGGCAAGATTTGTTTACGAAAGTGCAGAGCCTGCCGGTCAGTTTTTTTGACCGCAGCGAGGCCGGCGACCTGATGAGCCGCCTGCTAAATGACGTAAACACGGTGAACCAGGCCTTTGGGCTAACGGTGCCGCAAATGCTGGGACAAAGCTTTAGCCTGATCGGCATTATCATTGCCATGCTGTCGATGAACCTGCAACTGGGTCTGCTGAGCAATCTAGTAGTGCCCATGATGATTTTCACCACGGGTTTCTTTTCGCGCTGGGCGCGGCGGCGCTTTCGCGTGGCGCGGGAGACGATTGGCGAACTGTCGGCCAAGCTGGAGGAGGACATTAGCAGTGTGCGCGAGGCACAGGCTTTTAACCGGACGCAATTGAATATCGAGGAATTTGACAGCCTCAACGAGGCGAATCGCCGCGCTAACATTCAGGCAGTGGCGGTGACTTCTGCGTTTTTGCCGTCGATTGATTTTCTGAACACGCTGGCAACGGCGGGCGTGATGGCCTACGGCGGCTATCTGGCGGTGACGGGGGCGATGTCGGTGGGTGTGGTGACGGCGTTTTTGCTGTACGTGCAGCAGTTCTTTCGCCCGATCCAGATCCTCAGCCAGTTTTATACGCAGGCGCAGTCGGGGCTGGCAGGATTAGACCGGATCTTTTTGCTGCTAGATGAGCCAGCGACATTGCAGGATGCGCCCAATGCGACTGAGATGCCGCCGATTCGAGGAGAGGTGCGGTTCGAGTCGGTGTCCTTTGGCTATACGGAAAATCAGCGCGTGCTGCAAGAGGTGAGCTTAGTAGCAGAACCGGGACAGATGGTGGCGCTGGTGGGGCCGACGGGCGCAGGCAAAAGCACAATTATTAATTTGATTCTGCGGTTTTATGATGTGACGGAGGGCGCGGTAAAAATCGACGGCATCGACGTGCGCCGCGTGACGCAAGCCAGCCTGCGCCGCCAGATTGGGATCGTGCTGCAAGATAACTTACTCTTTAGCGGCACGGTGGCGGAGAATATCGCCTTTGGTGCGCCAGATGCCAGTCAGACCGAGATTGAGGCGGCAGCCCAGACGGCTAATGTGCATGAATTTATCACCTCGTTGCCGCAGGGCTACAGCACGCTGTTGGGTGAGCGGGGCGCACCGCTGAGCCAGGGACAGCGACAGTTGGTCAGTATTGCGCGGGCAGTGCTAATTAACCCGAAGATTCTGATCCTGGACGAGGCAACCAGCAGCATCGACACACGCACTGAAGCATTGGTGCAAGAGGCGATCGCCCGCCTGCTCCAAAACCGCACCAGCTTCGTGATTGCCCACCGCCTTAGCACTGTGGCCCAAGCCGATCAGGTACTCGTGGTTCAGCAGGGGCAGATCGCGGAACGGGGAACCCACACTGAGCTGATTGCCCAAAAAGGCATCTACGCAAATCTGTATGCGCTGCAACTGGGCGCAAGTTAG
- a CDS encoding WecB/TagA/CpsF family glycosyltransferase yields MKLGSGFVALREIKILGISIHNFSKQEFLELLDSGVVFTPNVDHLIKLEQDFDFFRVYQEADYRVCDSKILYYVSRFLGMPIREKISGSELLPDFCQHHKDNENIRIFLLGAREGVAYQAQQRMNAKAGRDIVVGAYSPSFGFERDEAECAEIVDMINRSGATVLAVGVGAPKQEKWIAKYKHQLPNVRIFLAIGAAIDFEAGYKQRSPQWISEAGLEWLHRLLSEPRRLWRRYLIEGLPFFWLILKQRLNLYHSPHLSALSHEAYRSRDKVVQKIGR; encoded by the coding sequence ATGAAACTTGGTAGCGGGTTTGTTGCCCTAAGGGAAATCAAAATCCTGGGTATTTCAATACACAACTTCTCTAAGCAGGAATTCCTGGAATTATTGGACTCTGGCGTTGTGTTTACTCCCAACGTTGATCACCTCATCAAATTGGAGCAAGATTTCGATTTCTTCCGGGTTTATCAAGAGGCTGACTATCGAGTCTGTGATAGCAAGATTTTGTATTATGTGTCTCGCTTCTTGGGAATGCCGATCAGGGAAAAAATTTCTGGCTCTGAGCTGTTGCCAGATTTTTGTCAGCATCATAAGGACAATGAAAACATCAGAATATTTTTGCTGGGCGCACGCGAAGGGGTCGCTTACCAAGCGCAACAGCGGATGAATGCCAAGGCCGGCAGGGACATTGTAGTGGGTGCCTACTCGCCTTCATTTGGATTCGAGCGAGATGAAGCCGAGTGCGCCGAGATTGTTGATATGATTAATCGCTCTGGCGCAACGGTCTTGGCGGTTGGTGTGGGTGCCCCCAAGCAAGAGAAGTGGATTGCCAAATACAAACATCAACTCCCAAACGTTCGTATCTTTTTGGCGATTGGTGCAGCAATTGACTTTGAAGCGGGCTACAAGCAGCGATCGCCCCAGTGGATCAGCGAGGCGGGTCTGGAATGGCTCCATCGCCTGCTGTCCGAACCCCGGCGGCTATGGCGACGCTATCTGATTGAGGGGCTGCCATTCTTTTGGCTAATTCTTAAGCAAAGGCTGAATCTCTATCACTCTCCTCACCTGTCGGCTCTTTCACATGAAGCTTATCGTTCTCGCGACAAGGTTGTTCAAAAGATTGGCCGTTAG
- a CDS encoding mechanosensitive ion channel family protein: MTFDFDLFNLDAWNALLLQLQSLGVDFGLRLLGAAIILVVGRWLAKQLRRLIKRLMTPTTIDPNLIAFTSNLAEYGLTAFVILAALGQLGIQTTSLVAVLGAAGLAVGLALQGSLSNFAAGLLIVFFHPFRVGDWIEGGGESGFVEDIQLFTTVLRRLDNKTVIIPNNSLTGGNIINYSTKGILRVDLVVGVAYHEDIDRVKRAIAEALAQDERILSDPPPMIGVLELAESSVDFAVRPLDEG, from the coding sequence ATGACCTTTGATTTTGATCTGTTTAACCTCGATGCCTGGAATGCCCTGCTGCTGCAACTGCAATCCCTGGGCGTAGACTTTGGGCTGCGATTGCTGGGCGCGGCGATTATTCTAGTCGTGGGTCGCTGGCTGGCCAAGCAACTCCGCCGCCTGATCAAGCGGCTGATGACCCCAACCACGATTGACCCCAACCTGATTGCGTTTACCAGCAACCTGGCCGAATACGGACTGACGGCCTTTGTGATTTTGGCAGCGCTGGGGCAACTGGGCATCCAAACCACGTCGCTGGTGGCGGTGCTGGGGGCGGCGGGTCTGGCGGTTGGGCTGGCGCTGCAAGGGTCGCTGTCCAATTTTGCGGCGGGGCTGTTGATTGTCTTTTTTCATCCGTTTCGCGTCGGTGACTGGATCGAGGGCGGCGGTGAATCGGGCTTTGTGGAAGACATTCAGCTTTTTACAACGGTGCTGCGGCGGCTGGATAACAAGACGGTCATCATTCCCAATAACAGCCTTACGGGCGGCAATATCATTAACTATTCCACGAAGGGCATTTTGCGGGTGGATCTGGTGGTGGGCGTTGCCTACCACGAAGACATTGACCGGGTGAAGCGGGCGATCGCCGAGGCGCTAGCCCAAGATGAACGAATTCTCAGCGACCCGCCGCCGATGATTGGCGTGCTGGAACTGGCGGAAAGCAGCGTAGACTTTGCCGTGCGCCCCCTGGACGAGGGCTGA
- a CDS encoding glycosyltransferase family 2 protein: protein MRTTCIINNFNYGQFVFEAVESALNQTAKFDEIIVVDDASTDQSQLALQEAYAHHRVIQLVLKKRNEGQLSAFNEGFLASTGDIIFFLDADDVYHPEYVFEALNFYQQHPDCDFLFCHYELFGRQGLVQVPPPESSSRDYGFSVISSLYYGRWIGGPTSVISAKRSILSKLLPLPLIDDWRTRADDCLIYGTSIFGARKFFLNRTLVNYRIHGANNLQMRREIYTPQAEYKRALALNRLFNCLKASSGYGNQLVELADKEFDTIPQPTRADLKLYLKIIALSTLSLHQKIRRSLSVIQSFVRRSKFKP from the coding sequence ATGCGGACAACCTGCATTATTAATAACTTTAACTACGGTCAGTTTGTTTTTGAGGCAGTCGAAAGTGCCTTGAATCAGACAGCTAAGTTCGATGAAATTATTGTTGTTGATGATGCTTCGACTGACCAATCTCAACTCGCTTTGCAAGAGGCTTATGCTCATCATCGTGTCATTCAGCTAGTCCTTAAAAAAAGAAACGAAGGACAACTTTCTGCATTCAATGAAGGCTTTTTAGCATCTACAGGCGACATTATTTTCTTTCTAGATGCCGATGATGTTTACCATCCTGAATATGTATTTGAAGCGCTCAACTTTTATCAACAGCATCCAGACTGCGATTTTCTATTCTGCCATTATGAACTGTTCGGACGGCAGGGGCTAGTGCAGGTTCCTCCACCAGAAAGCTCCAGTCGAGATTATGGATTTTCAGTCATCTCTAGCCTGTATTATGGACGATGGATCGGGGGGCCGACATCTGTAATCTCTGCCAAGCGATCTATTCTTAGCAAGCTTCTCCCGCTTCCACTTATCGATGACTGGCGAACAAGAGCCGATGACTGTTTGATTTACGGTACGTCAATCTTTGGGGCCAGAAAGTTTTTCTTAAACAGAACGTTAGTGAATTATAGAATTCATGGTGCAAATAACTTGCAAATGCGAAGAGAGATATACACCCCTCAAGCAGAATATAAGAGGGCTTTGGCGCTAAATCGCCTTTTTAATTGTTTGAAAGCAAGCAGTGGCTACGGTAATCAGCTTGTTGAACTGGCAGACAAAGAGTTCGATACGATACCTCAGCCTACGAGAGCAGACCTTAAGCTATACCTAAAGATTATTGCTTTATCAACCCTGTCGCTGCATCAAAAAATTCGGCGATCGCTCTCTGTAATCCAGTCTTTTGTTAGGCGCTCAAAGTTCAAGCCTTAG